One Deinococcus roseus DNA window includes the following coding sequences:
- a CDS encoding GNAT family N-acetyltransferase gives MSYPTFSEISTGLTWMDHQEALNLLYQHEVLNHKLIWACARNHDLEAYALPDRQGCLLWDPRHQHMRVSVLGEHAQFPASFLQEAALLEGPECAMQKIVEAHPNENSSSRTSLIYTLENQDLQMDREFRRLRPDDVEVVNWLIQFNAETRGRTLTRAEVLKMLYASYREFYILEHRQKCAAVAAVNRWTLHYQSVSFVYVPPESRGKGFGRRLMASLSAFILQERKKNALLFADPDNAVANVLYQSLGYQVAGKHVSVLAGGQGQDAERRGPSAEHQLL, from the coding sequence ATGTCTTACCCCACATTCTCTGAAATCTCCACTGGCCTCACCTGGATGGACCACCAGGAGGCTTTAAACCTGCTGTACCAGCATGAGGTCCTCAACCACAAACTGATCTGGGCCTGTGCCCGCAACCATGACCTGGAAGCTTATGCTTTGCCAGACCGCCAGGGGTGCCTGCTCTGGGACCCCAGACACCAGCATATGAGGGTTTCGGTGCTGGGAGAACATGCTCAGTTTCCTGCCAGCTTTTTGCAGGAGGCTGCTTTGCTGGAAGGCCCAGAATGCGCCATGCAAAAAATCGTGGAAGCGCATCCAAATGAAAATTCCAGCTCCAGAACAAGCCTGATCTACACCCTGGAAAACCAGGACCTCCAGATGGACCGTGAGTTCAGACGCCTGCGTCCTGATGATGTGGAGGTGGTCAACTGGCTGATCCAGTTCAATGCCGAAACCCGGGGCCGCACCCTGACCCGTGCAGAAGTCCTGAAAATGCTGTACGCCAGTTACCGGGAGTTCTACATTCTGGAACACCGCCAGAAATGCGCTGCAGTGGCTGCAGTGAACCGCTGGACCCTGCATTACCAGAGTGTCAGTTTTGTTTATGTGCCTCCAGAATCCAGAGGCAAGGGGTTTGGTCGCCGACTGATGGCTTCCCTCAGTGCTTTTATCTTGCAGGAACGCAAAAAGAATGCCCTGCTGTTTGCGGATCCAGACAATGCCGTGGCCAATGTGCTTTACCAGAGCCTGGGGTATCAGGTGGCAGGGAAGCATGTGTCGGTGTTGGCTGGGGGGCAAGGGCAGGATGCCGAGCGCCGAGGGCCGAGCGCCGAGCACCAACTGCTTTGA
- a CDS encoding NADH-quinone oxidoreductase subunit A — MFLVAGGIGVLAVGVSAILGPKKASRTKLMPYESGNDPEGSARERFPVHFYLVAMLFIVFDIETAFFYPLAVAFKKLGVFAFWEAVTFVVLVLVGYYYILKKGVLEWR, encoded by the coding sequence ATGTTCCTCGTCGCTGGAGGGATTGGTGTGCTGGCTGTGGGCGTGAGTGCCATCCTGGGACCCAAGAAAGCCTCCCGCACCAAACTGATGCCCTACGAGTCTGGAAACGACCCTGAAGGCAGTGCCAGAGAGCGTTTCCCGGTTCACTTCTATCTGGTGGCCATGCTGTTCATTGTCTTTGACATTGAAACGGCATTTTTCTACCCCCTGGCGGTGGCTTTCAAAAAACTCGGGGTGTTTGCCTTCTGGGAAGCCGTGACCTTTGTGGTGCTGGTGCTGGTGGGCTACTACTACATCCTGAAAAAAGGAGTGCTGGAATGGCGCTGA
- the nuoE gene encoding NADH-quinone oxidoreductase subunit NuoE → MRYFADKQDVVQDIFSRYPDTERGRRSALMPLLREVQNAFGYVPEENIEEIASLLGNTATEVKSVMSFYSTYHTIPTGKHHLQVCATLSCAIAGSDELWDHLVDTLGIQQGEITKDGLFSIQKVECLGSCGTAPMLQINDEGYHECVSKKRIKLLLDQFRRGEPFNPDILPPIPIHAGQQELENGLPAGGLATTLPSLVEGEA, encoded by the coding sequence ATGCGTTACTTTGCCGACAAACAGGACGTAGTGCAGGACATATTTTCAAGGTATCCCGACACCGAACGCGGCAGACGCAGCGCCCTGATGCCCCTGCTCAGGGAAGTGCAGAACGCCTTCGGGTACGTCCCAGAAGAGAACATCGAGGAAATCGCTTCCCTGCTGGGCAACACCGCCACCGAAGTGAAATCCGTGATGAGCTTCTACTCCACCTACCACACCATTCCCACCGGAAAACACCACCTGCAGGTGTGCGCCACATTAAGTTGCGCCATCGCGGGCAGCGATGAACTGTGGGATCACCTGGTGGACACGCTGGGCATTCAGCAGGGAGAGATCACAAAAGACGGACTTTTCTCGATCCAGAAAGTGGAATGCCTGGGAAGCTGCGGAACCGCCCCCATGCTGCAAATCAACGACGAGGGTTATCACGAGTGCGTTTCCAAGAAACGCATCAAACTCCTGCTGGACCAGTTCCGCAGGGGAGAGCCTTTCAACCCCGACATCCTGCCCCCCATTCCGATTCATGCAGGGCAGCAGGAACTGGAAAACGGACTTCCCGCAGGTGGCCTCGCCACCACACTCCCCTCACTGGTGGAAGGTGAAGCATGA
- the nuoF gene encoding NADH-quinone oxidoreductase subunit NuoF has product MTQAPPRPITSGIDPRFKPTLYARVGKKESYTIDSYKEDGGYTSLKRAFQIGPDAIIDEMKKSGLRGRGGAGFPTGMKWSFMPLKDGRQHYIICNADESEPGSFKDRYLLTEDPHQLIEGMIIAGYAMRASVGYIYIRGEYVLAAERTWAAIKEARKAGLLGKNIQGSGFDFDLQVHRGAGAYICGEETALMNSLEGLRANPRLKPPFPAAAGLYGLPTTINNVESFCAATHIIKYGPEWFASMGTEKSKGTKLYQVSGPVKRPGVFELPMGTTFRELIYDWCGGPTEDIKAIIPGGSSTPMMPWTDEILDTPMDYESVAAKGSMLGTGGVILLPKSMCIVNATWNLVRFYAHESCGKCTPCREGISGWMVKMYEKLVRGRGKPGDVELILDMSDNISGKSFCALADACMGPVLSSIKLFRNEYDHLVVNGKPMYPAQSRWKEE; this is encoded by the coding sequence ATGACCCAGGCCCCTCCCAGACCCATCACCTCGGGCATTGATCCCCGGTTCAAGCCCACCCTGTATGCCCGTGTGGGCAAAAAAGAAAGCTACACCATCGACTCCTACAAAGAAGATGGTGGGTACACCTCTTTAAAGCGGGCTTTCCAGATTGGCCCAGACGCCATCATCGATGAAATGAAAAAGAGTGGACTGCGTGGGCGTGGAGGTGCAGGATTCCCTACCGGAATGAAGTGGAGTTTCATGCCCCTCAAAGACGGCAGGCAGCACTACATCATCTGCAACGCCGATGAATCCGAACCCGGAAGCTTTAAAGACCGCTACCTGCTCACCGAGGATCCCCACCAGCTCATTGAAGGCATGATCATTGCGGGTTATGCCATGCGGGCCAGTGTGGGTTACATCTACATCCGCGGGGAGTACGTGCTGGCGGCAGAGCGCACCTGGGCAGCCATCAAGGAAGCCCGCAAGGCTGGGCTGCTGGGCAAGAACATTCAGGGCAGCGGCTTTGATTTTGACTTGCAGGTGCACCGGGGCGCAGGGGCTTACATCTGCGGTGAGGAAACCGCCCTGATGAACTCCCTGGAAGGCCTGAGGGCCAACCCCAGACTGAAACCGCCCTTTCCTGCAGCAGCAGGACTCTATGGCCTCCCCACCACCATCAACAATGTGGAGTCTTTCTGTGCGGCCACCCACATCATCAAGTATGGCCCGGAGTGGTTTGCCAGCATGGGCACCGAGAAATCCAAAGGCACCAAGCTGTATCAGGTGTCTGGCCCGGTCAAACGCCCCGGTGTGTTTGAACTTCCCATGGGCACCACCTTCCGCGAGTTGATCTACGACTGGTGCGGAGGCCCCACCGAGGACATCAAGGCCATCATCCCCGGAGGGTCCAGCACCCCCATGATGCCCTGGACCGATGAAATCCTGGACACCCCCATGGACTACGAGAGTGTGGCGGCCAAAGGTTCCATGCTTGGAACGGGTGGCGTGATCCTGCTGCCCAAATCGATGTGCATCGTGAATGCCACCTGGAACCTCGTGCGTTTCTATGCCCACGAATCCTGTGGGAAATGCACCCCCTGCCGCGAAGGGATTTCTGGCTGGATGGTCAAGATGTACGAGAAACTGGTGCGCGGACGGGGCAAACCCGGAGATGTGGAACTGATCCTGGACATGAGCGACAACATCTCGGGCAAGAGTTTCTGTGCCCTGGCAGATGCCTGCATGGGTCCGGTTTTAAGTTCCATCAAGCTGTTCCGCAACGAATACGACCATCTGGTGGTCAATGGCAAACCCATGTATCCAGCGCAGTCCCGCTGGAAGGAGGAGTGA
- the nuoD gene encoding NADH dehydrogenase (quinone) subunit D: protein MTLLDQEASSLLHTEEMILNVGPQHPSTHGVLRLVVHMNGEYITKVVPHMGYLHTGFEKVMENRTYHQNVTFAPRTDYLHSFGHELAYVLSVEKLIGAEVPDRAQRVRVILHELGRIHSHLVFFGTGMLDLGALTLLFYCFREKEWVQDLFEEVSGYRMNQGYFRVGGLSRDIPDGWAENVRKFAVEFDHRIDEYQTMFANNPVFLARTTGIGKVTAEQCLDMGITGPNLRASGIDFDHRRDNPYSGYEQYKFDVPTAIEGDSFARFMVRLEEMRQSARIIRQALDDLVPGPIKDPNRKVSLPPRPELETSMEAVIHHFKLVTEGFHPPRGEVYVPVETARGEVGYYIISDGGSMPYRLKIRAPSFVNLQLMEVAGIGCQFADLITVLASVDPVLGDVDR from the coding sequence ATGACCCTGCTTGATCAGGAAGCCTCCAGCCTGCTGCACACCGAGGAAATGATCCTCAACGTGGGACCCCAGCACCCCTCCACCCACGGGGTGTTGCGTCTGGTGGTGCACATGAACGGGGAGTACATCACCAAGGTGGTGCCCCACATGGGCTACCTGCACACCGGTTTTGAAAAGGTGATGGAAAACCGCACCTACCACCAGAACGTCACCTTTGCCCCCAGAACCGATTACCTGCACTCCTTCGGGCATGAGCTGGCCTACGTGCTGAGCGTGGAAAAACTGATCGGTGCCGAAGTCCCGGACCGTGCCCAGCGCGTCCGGGTGATTCTGCATGAACTGGGGCGCATCCACTCGCACCTGGTGTTCTTTGGCACCGGGATGCTGGACCTGGGGGCGCTGACCCTGCTGTTTTACTGTTTCCGGGAAAAAGAGTGGGTTCAGGACCTCTTTGAAGAGGTTTCGGGTTACCGCATGAACCAGGGGTACTTCCGGGTGGGGGGCCTTTCCAGAGACATCCCCGATGGCTGGGCCGAGAACGTGCGCAAATTTGCAGTGGAATTTGACCACCGCATTGATGAGTACCAGACCATGTTTGCCAACAACCCGGTCTTCCTGGCCCGTACCACCGGAATTGGTAAGGTGACTGCCGAGCAGTGCCTGGACATGGGCATCACTGGACCCAACCTGCGGGCTTCTGGCATTGATTTTGACCACCGCAGAGACAACCCCTACTCGGGTTACGAGCAATACAAATTCGATGTGCCCACCGCCATAGAGGGGGACTCCTTTGCGCGTTTCATGGTGCGCCTGGAAGAGATGCGCCAGTCTGCCCGCATCATCCGGCAGGCACTGGACGATCTGGTTCCCGGACCGATCAAGGACCCCAACCGCAAGGTGAGCCTGCCCCCCAGACCCGAACTGGAAACCAGCATGGAGGCCGTGATTCACCATTTCAAACTGGTGACCGAGGGCTTCCACCCCCCCAGAGGGGAAGTGTACGTTCCAGTGGAAACAGCGCGTGGCGAGGTCGGGTACTACATCATCTCTGACGGGGGCAGCATGCCTTACCGCCTGAAGATCCGTGCTCCAAGTTTTGTGAACCTGCAACTGATGGAAGTGGCCGGAATTGGCTGCCAGTTCGCAGATTTGATCACTGTACTGGCCAGTGTGGACCCGGTGCTGGGAGATGTGGACCGATGA
- a CDS encoding NuoB/complex I 20 kDa subunit family protein yields MALTDLFTKDVQELENSGILFSSLEKLVAWGRSNSMWPATFGLACCAIEMMSSTDGRNDLARFGSEVFRASPRQADVMIVAGRLSKKMAPIMRRVYEQMPDPKWVISMGACASSGGMFNNYAIVQNVDSVVPVDVFVPGCPPRPEALIYAVTQLQKKVRGEAYDERGEKLKAVDAWTR; encoded by the coding sequence ATGGCGCTGACCGATCTGTTCACCAAAGATGTGCAGGAACTGGAAAACTCGGGAATCCTTTTCAGCAGCCTGGAGAAGCTGGTGGCCTGGGGACGCTCCAACTCCATGTGGCCTGCGACCTTCGGGCTGGCCTGCTGTGCCATCGAGATGATGAGCTCCACCGATGGACGCAACGACCTCGCCCGCTTCGGCTCTGAAGTGTTCCGGGCTTCCCCCAGGCAGGCCGATGTGATGATTGTGGCCGGACGCCTCTCCAAGAAGATGGCCCCGATCATGCGCCGTGTCTATGAACAGATGCCCGACCCCAAATGGGTGATCTCGATGGGGGCCTGCGCCAGTTCTGGAGGGATGTTCAACAATTACGCCATCGTGCAGAACGTGGACAGCGTGGTGCCCGTGGATGTCTTTGTTCCTGGTTGCCCTCCCAGACCCGAAGCGCTGATCTACGCTGTGACCCAGCTGCAGAAGAAGGTGCGTGGGGAAGCCTACGACGAGCGCGGTGAAAAACTCAAGGCGGTGGATGCATGGACCCGCTGA
- a CDS encoding NADH-quinone oxidoreductase subunit C, which yields MDPLNELLDRLNLKVTLGQLQHVVVERDDLLRVAREFQRAGFVLLDVVGADYSEYVEDRPKRFAVIYNLYRIPSKERVFLRIYLSDGEEAPSLYSIWKAANYLEREVYDLMGIVFLNHPDLRKVLTPEDLEGHPLRKDFPLGETPTLFNEGRFIDPPTFRAGLSGQEKGLTGWRGGERVGDQSTPSFPPTVDVFEQNVSKGGPK from the coding sequence ATGGACCCGCTGAACGAACTGCTGGACCGCCTGAACCTCAAAGTCACCCTGGGCCAGTTGCAGCATGTGGTGGTGGAGCGGGACGACCTGCTCAGGGTGGCTCGTGAATTCCAGCGTGCAGGTTTCGTGCTGCTGGATGTGGTGGGTGCAGATTACAGCGAGTATGTGGAAGACCGTCCCAAGCGCTTCGCTGTGATTTACAACCTCTACCGCATTCCCAGCAAAGAGCGTGTTTTCCTGCGCATTTACCTTTCAGATGGGGAAGAGGCTCCCAGCCTGTATTCCATCTGGAAAGCCGCAAATTACCTGGAAAGGGAAGTGTACGACCTGATGGGGATTGTGTTCCTCAACCACCCGGATTTGCGCAAAGTGCTGACCCCCGAAGATCTGGAAGGCCACCCGCTGCGCAAGGATTTCCCCCTCGGCGAAACCCCCACCTTGTTTAACGAGGGCCGTTTCATTGATCCTCCCACCTTCCGGGCTGGCCTCTCTGGACAGGAGAAGGGCCTCACCGGATGGCGTGGAGGAGAGCGGGTTGGAGACCAGAGCACCCCCAGCTTCCCTCCCACCGTGGATGTCTTTGAACAGAACGTCTCCAAAGGAGGTCCCAAATGA
- a CDS encoding sensor histidine kinase, giving the protein MDSSVLFGTQFPQDASQLQGLLGVPVRGAATPEELLQLTHQGVPSAIVLREGFSPGLALSDLIAILVRRPDLGTTRMIAVVAPAAMQAVLEGGADLVLPQDSSLPTIAQAVKRSLERAQREGKFQSETVELQKKIENHIKDERTRDQLVHMLVHDLKNPITAILGLLEIVKDDGERLIPPDLMNMIELAREESQHLLYLAANMLDVRKMQAGKMVLSLTHIRPNDLEQVIEQAKLDVGIALKERRITVNVDKRFNHVPVDKDILRRIFANLISNAVKHTRTGGLIEVVARSSAVAVELAVRDNGEGIPAQDIPNLFAAFEQSRLTMHSRFDTGMGLAFCRLAVEQHGGRIWVESERGKGARFYFTLPLEKHEDDDVEVLS; this is encoded by the coding sequence GTGGATAGTAGTGTGCTGTTCGGAACCCAGTTTCCTCAAGATGCTTCCCAGCTGCAGGGGTTGCTTGGTGTGCCTGTTCGTGGGGCCGCCACCCCCGAAGAATTGTTGCAGCTCACCCACCAGGGCGTGCCCAGTGCCATTGTTTTGCGCGAGGGGTTCAGTCCCGGCCTGGCCCTGTCTGATTTGATTGCCATTCTGGTCCGCAGACCCGATCTGGGCACCACCCGCATGATTGCCGTGGTTGCTCCTGCTGCCATGCAGGCTGTTCTGGAGGGTGGAGCAGACCTCGTGCTGCCCCAGGACTCCAGCCTCCCCACCATTGCCCAGGCTGTCAAAAGGTCCCTGGAGCGTGCCCAGAGGGAAGGCAAATTTCAATCTGAAACGGTTGAGTTGCAGAAGAAAATTGAGAACCACATCAAAGATGAAAGAACCCGTGACCAGCTGGTGCACATGCTGGTCCACGACCTGAAAAACCCCATCACGGCCATTCTGGGCCTGCTGGAAATCGTCAAGGACGATGGCGAACGCCTGATTCCCCCGGACCTGATGAACATGATCGAACTGGCCCGCGAGGAATCCCAGCACCTGCTGTATCTGGCCGCCAACATGCTGGACGTGCGCAAGATGCAGGCAGGCAAGATGGTGCTCTCCCTGACCCACATCCGGCCCAACGATCTGGAACAGGTGATCGAGCAGGCCAAGCTGGACGTGGGCATCGCACTCAAAGAGCGCAGAATCACCGTGAACGTGGACAAGCGTTTCAATCATGTACCGGTGGACAAGGACATTCTCAGGCGCATTTTTGCCAACCTGATCAGCAACGCTGTGAAGCACACCCGCACTGGGGGCCTGATTGAAGTGGTGGCCCGTTCATCTGCTGTTGCCGTGGAACTGGCCGTGCGCGACAACGGGGAAGGGATTCCTGCCCAGGACATCCCCAACCTGTTTGCTGCTTTCGAACAATCCCGCCTGACCATGCACTCCCGTTTTGACACGGGCATGGGACTGGCCTTCTGTCGCCTGGCCGTTGAACAACACGGAGGCCGCATCTGGGTGGAATCCGAGCGGGGCAAAGGGGCGAGGTTTTATTTCACCCTGCCGCTGGAAAAACACGAAGACGACGATGTAGAGGTGCTTTCTTAA
- the nuoG gene encoding NADH-quinone oxidoreductase subunit NuoG: protein MTQPSSITVIVDGREVQVPAGTSAIDAVFQAGRDVPYFCSQQYLSPVGACRMCLVEAGTPRKNPDGSWILDEQGNKKIFYFPKPMASCTLGASDGMVIKTLSEGVKKAQAGMMEFTLINHPLDCPTCDKGGACELQDRAFEYGYGVSRFQFDRRHAEKHYELSEFVVLDQERCIHCKRCVRYFEEVPNQEVLDFIERGGHTFIDTIEGGLPSNFSGNITDICPVGALLDNVARFRGRNWEYDHTATTCTACSVGCSITVDARNGRLERIVGRDNPEVNEQWLCDGGRFGHPYVDDGRLTQPLIKVNGQFRPATWEEAIAAIRTGLDGVSAQQMGFFTRADITLEEGIALEAFVKQVGTPNVDHAPRHGVVVNAPAATLLDVATADAIVVIGADLSEEAPVVDLRVQEMLKGGVLPLQYDFGTAIADLRLTERMHRYRERLAVFYPTTTRMHGVADISAEMNSIQVLEHLSSVISGQYAGGAIEEAAALLKNAKKPVIILGSDVLKGGQIGLDIAAHIALSSNAKVLPIPADSNGVGLSRLEIVPQQGADLSLLGTLKAALVSRLTSIPEDFSGFLVVHETQLTEVAKRAHVVLPALTNYEKRGTTVNLEGRLLKLEPAAISSGESADLITALGAVAEALSLKAPIRGQRSAQKALKDRFGVDVADLPAQGKIVDLGRQYNARTSKYHRPEVGMWKETMLRSERLREKLGGSFNAAVAD, encoded by the coding sequence ATGACGCAGCCCAGCAGCATCACCGTGATTGTCGATGGACGCGAAGTGCAGGTGCCCGCAGGCACCAGTGCCATTGACGCTGTTTTCCAGGCGGGCCGGGATGTTCCTTACTTCTGCTCCCAGCAGTACCTGAGCCCGGTTGGGGCCTGCCGCATGTGCCTGGTGGAAGCTGGAACCCCCAGAAAGAACCCGGATGGAAGCTGGATTCTGGACGAGCAGGGCAACAAGAAGATCTTCTACTTCCCCAAACCCATGGCCTCCTGCACCCTGGGGGCCAGCGATGGCATGGTCATCAAAACCCTCAGCGAGGGCGTCAAAAAAGCCCAGGCGGGCATGATGGAATTCACGCTGATCAACCACCCACTGGATTGCCCCACCTGCGACAAGGGCGGTGCCTGCGAACTGCAGGACCGGGCTTTCGAGTACGGGTACGGGGTCAGCCGCTTCCAGTTTGACCGCAGACACGCCGAGAAGCACTACGAACTCTCGGAATTCGTGGTGCTGGACCAGGAGCGCTGCATCCACTGCAAACGCTGCGTCCGCTACTTCGAGGAGGTGCCCAACCAGGAGGTGCTGGACTTCATCGAGCGTGGCGGGCACACCTTCATTGACACCATCGAGGGAGGACTGCCCAGCAACTTCTCGGGCAACATCACCGACATCTGCCCGGTGGGTGCCCTGCTGGACAACGTGGCCCGCTTCAGGGGCCGCAACTGGGAGTACGACCACACCGCGACCACCTGCACCGCCTGCTCTGTGGGCTGCTCCATCACTGTGGATGCCCGAAATGGCCGTCTGGAGCGCATCGTGGGCCGGGATAACCCCGAAGTCAACGAGCAATGGCTCTGCGATGGGGGCCGCTTCGGACACCCTTACGTGGACGATGGCCGCCTGACCCAGCCCCTGATCAAGGTGAATGGTCAATTCAGGCCCGCCACCTGGGAAGAAGCCATTGCCGCCATCCGCACCGGGTTGGACGGGGTTTCCGCCCAGCAGATGGGTTTTTTCACCAGAGCAGACATCACGCTGGAAGAGGGGATTGCCCTGGAAGCCTTCGTGAAACAGGTTGGGACCCCCAACGTGGACCACGCCCCCAGACATGGTGTGGTGGTCAATGCCCCTGCAGCGACCCTGCTGGATGTGGCCACTGCAGACGCCATCGTGGTGATTGGCGCAGACCTGAGCGAAGAAGCCCCTGTGGTGGATCTGCGCGTTCAGGAAATGCTCAAAGGTGGCGTGCTGCCCCTGCAATACGACTTCGGGACCGCCATTGCCGACCTGAGGCTCACCGAGCGCATGCACCGTTACCGTGAACGCCTTGCGGTGTTTTACCCCACCACCACCCGCATGCATGGTGTGGCGGACATTTCTGCAGAGATGAACTCCATTCAGGTGCTGGAACACCTTTCCAGCGTGATCAGCGGCCAGTATGCAGGCGGAGCCATCGAAGAAGCGGCTGCCCTTTTGAAGAACGCCAAGAAACCCGTGATCATCCTGGGCTCAGACGTGCTGAAAGGCGGTCAGATTGGGCTGGACATTGCGGCCCACATCGCCCTGTCCAGCAACGCCAAGGTACTTCCCATTCCTGCGGACTCCAACGGGGTGGGCCTCTCCAGACTGGAAATCGTTCCCCAGCAAGGTGCAGACCTTTCTTTGCTGGGCACCCTCAAAGCTGCACTGGTGTCCAGACTGACCAGCATCCCTGAAGACTTCAGTGGCTTCCTGGTGGTGCACGAAACCCAGCTCACTGAGGTGGCCAAACGCGCCCATGTGGTGCTGCCCGCCCTGACCAACTACGAGAAGCGCGGAACCACCGTGAACCTGGAAGGCCGCCTGCTCAAACTGGAACCTGCCGCCATTTCCTCCGGGGAATCTGCAGACCTGATCACCGCTCTGGGTGCCGTGGCGGAGGCCCTGAGTCTGAAAGCCCCCATCCGGGGACAGCGCAGCGCCCAGAAAGCCCTGAAAGACCGCTTCGGGGTGGATGTGGCAGATTTGCCTGCCCAGGGCAAAATTGTGGACCTGGGCAGGCAGTACAATGCCCGCACCAGCAAATACCACCGTCCCGAGGTGGGCATGTGGAAAGAAACCATGCTGCGCTCTGAGCGCCTGAGGGAAAAGTTGGGAGGAAGCTTCAATGCCGCAGTGGCTGATTGA
- a CDS encoding DinB family protein, which translates to MSEALTADQVVMNAWNRNKQVNASLLGALTAEKLDLRDPAGGWTIGQHLCDLVDFRRGWMETIAPEHAEKVAYLHQVLEDRGFDVSTHDVQEIQQILQQADQVSEQAVQEKLDQNSGFEKVYESHPLMFLQHAMVHDAHHRGQILMVLRMNGVAWTESDGPMWAPWRE; encoded by the coding sequence ATGAGCGAAGCCCTGACTGCAGATCAGGTGGTGATGAACGCCTGGAACCGCAACAAACAGGTGAATGCCTCTTTGCTGGGTGCCCTGACGGCAGAAAAGCTGGATTTGCGGGATCCTGCAGGCGGCTGGACCATCGGGCAGCACCTGTGCGACCTGGTTGATTTTCGCAGGGGCTGGATGGAGACCATCGCTCCTGAGCACGCTGAAAAAGTGGCTTACCTGCATCAGGTGCTGGAAGACCGTGGCTTTGATGTCAGCACCCATGATGTGCAGGAGATTCAGCAGATTTTGCAGCAGGCCGATCAGGTGTCTGAACAGGCCGTGCAGGAAAAGCTGGACCAGAACAGCGGGTTTGAGAAGGTGTATGAAAGCCATCCCCTGATGTTTCTGCAGCATGCCATGGTGCACGATGCCCACCACCGGGGCCAGATCCTGATGGTGCTGAGAATGAACGGGGTGGCCTGGACCGAATCCGACGGTCCGATGTGGGCCCCCTGGCGGGAATGA
- the nuoH gene encoding NADH-quinone oxidoreductase subunit NuoH — MPQWLIDVLITLLKAILVVVGLLTTFAYMTLIERRLLARMQIRLGPNRVGPMGLLQPVADAIKSIFKEDINVTMADKVVFIIAPIVAVASALMAFGGIPAGPAKSLFGTDPWVFDLDIGILFILAVTSMGVYGIFLAGWASGSKYPLLGGLRSSAQMISYELGMGLALLGMLMIVGSTNLRDIVEWQFNNGAMFLFQSFAFILFAISATAEVNRTPFDLVEAEQELVAGYITEYSSIKWALFQMAEYIAMITASAVMSTLFFGGYRGPAFLDSVIPGISEWPLIWLIVKIAIFLFIFIWIRATLPRYRYDQLMRFGWKVLFPLALFNTMLVAFYIAYFPDASLWPLALVELLLLVGGLAYSTRYKPQTLHRAETQGGD; from the coding sequence ATGCCGCAGTGGCTGATTGACGTCCTGATCACCCTTTTGAAGGCCATTCTGGTGGTGGTGGGGCTGCTGACCACCTTCGCATACATGACCCTGATTGAACGCCGCCTGCTGGCCCGCATGCAGATCCGCCTCGGTCCCAACCGGGTGGGTCCCATGGGCCTCTTGCAACCCGTGGCAGATGCCATCAAATCCATCTTCAAAGAAGACATCAACGTCACCATGGCAGACAAGGTGGTGTTCATCATCGCGCCCATCGTGGCGGTGGCTTCTGCATTAATGGCTTTTGGTGGGATTCCTGCAGGTCCCGCCAAATCGCTCTTTGGCACCGACCCCTGGGTGTTTGACCTTGACATCGGGATCCTGTTCATTCTGGCCGTCACCTCCATGGGTGTGTACGGGATTTTCCTGGCAGGCTGGGCTTCTGGCTCCAAATACCCCCTGCTGGGCGGTCTGCGCTCCAGTGCCCAGATGATCTCCTACGAACTGGGGATGGGCCTCGCACTGCTGGGCATGCTGATGATCGTGGGCAGCACCAACCTCCGTGACATCGTGGAATGGCAATTCAACAACGGGGCGATGTTCCTGTTCCAGTCTTTTGCCTTCATTCTGTTTGCGATCTCTGCAACCGCAGAAGTGAACCGCACCCCCTTCGATCTGGTGGAAGCCGAGCAGGAACTGGTGGCGGGTTACATCACCGAGTATTCGTCCATCAAATGGGCCCTGTTCCAGATGGCCGAGTACATTGCCATGATCACCGCCAGCGCCGTGATGAGCACCCTGTTCTTCGGGGGATACCGGGGTCCCGCTTTCCTGGACTCAGTCATTCCGGGCATCAGCGAATGGCCCCTGATCTGGCTGATCGTCAAGATCGCCATTTTCCTGTTCATCTTCATCTGGATCCGGGCCACCCTGCCCCGCTACCGTTACGACCAGCTGATGCGCTTTGGCTGGAAGGTGCTGTTCCCCCTGGCCCTGTTCAACACCATGCTGGTGGCCTTCTACATCGCGTACTTCCCCGATGCCAGCCTGTGGCCTCTGGCCCTGGTTGAGCTGCTGCTCCTGGTGGGCGGTCTGGCTTACAGCACCCGCTACAAACCTCAAACCCTGCACCGTGCAGAAACCCAAGGAGGGGACTGA